One window of the Triticum dicoccoides isolate Atlit2015 ecotype Zavitan chromosome 3B, WEW_v2.0, whole genome shotgun sequence genome contains the following:
- the LOC119281168 gene encoding uncharacterized protein LOC119281168, whose translation MATIAFRLLSRRTLTSAIGKAAEHLPQGRWSWRSYLIGFDDTAMAEAKRRLGHASYMKLLEKEQAAVDRTLGRLVFGSAVVSFGLLLAKIYPPPPASGRTTTPTSDGV comes from the exons ATGGCGACGATCGCGTTCCGACTCCTCTCTCGCCGGACTCTCACCAGCGCCATAGGCAAGGCCGCCGAGCACCTTCCTCAG GGTCGTTGGTCGTGGCGGTCCTATCTGATTGGCTTCGACGACACGGCGATGGCCGAGGCCAAAAGGCGATTAGGCCACGCGTCGTACATGAA GCTGCTGGAGAAAGAGCAGGCAGCTGTCGACCGGACCCTCGGCCGCTTGGTTTTTGGGTCGGCCGTGGTTTCCTTCGGATTGCTTCTTGCCAAGATTTATCCTCCTCCCCCGGCAAGCGGACGTACTACCACCCCTACTTCAGACGGGGTGTAG